The proteins below are encoded in one region of Bremerella sp. P1:
- a CDS encoding Gfo/Idh/MocA family oxidoreductase, protein MRQVRLAVIGTGHLGKIHAKLAKGISAFKLVGVVDPAKEARDAFCKEHKIKGYDDVSEIASQIDAAVIATPTLYHKDVAAPLLSAGKHVLIEKPITLTTEDADELIELAEQHRSVLQVGHVERFNPAFREACKKVDSPRFIRGERTSGYTFRSVDVGVTLDLMIHDIDLVLSLVRSPVVDVQATGLTVFGPHEDIVETRLTFANGCVANLTASRASFNPSRHMEVFSDAGFVGVDFTTRKVKSIVADDIVKQGAAQVHGLSAEGKGWVRDNLFSTVLPCQEIEVAPGNAIDAELREFADCIQRGLTPTVTGQAAREALSVALKISDAVQQHRWDGGNFNLVGPTMRPEPKHVVAIKKAA, encoded by the coding sequence ATGCGTCAGGTAAGACTCGCGGTCATTGGGACCGGCCACCTGGGAAAAATCCACGCCAAATTGGCCAAGGGTATCTCGGCATTCAAGCTGGTCGGCGTGGTCGATCCGGCCAAAGAAGCTCGAGATGCTTTCTGCAAAGAGCACAAGATCAAGGGCTATGACGACGTCAGCGAAATCGCTTCCCAGATCGACGCCGCCGTCATCGCCACTCCCACGCTCTATCACAAAGACGTCGCCGCGCCGCTGTTGAGTGCCGGCAAGCATGTCTTGATCGAGAAGCCGATCACGCTGACCACCGAAGACGCCGATGAACTGATCGAACTGGCCGAGCAGCACCGCAGCGTGCTACAGGTTGGCCATGTCGAACGTTTCAATCCGGCTTTTCGCGAGGCTTGCAAGAAGGTTGATTCGCCACGCTTTATCCGCGGCGAACGCACCAGCGGCTATACGTTCCGCTCCGTGGACGTCGGTGTCACGCTTGACCTGATGATCCACGATATCGACCTGGTCTTGTCGCTGGTTCGCAGTCCGGTTGTCGATGTTCAGGCAACGGGGCTCACCGTATTCGGTCCGCACGAAGACATTGTTGAGACGCGTCTGACCTTTGCCAACGGTTGTGTGGCAAACTTGACCGCTTCTCGTGCCAGCTTCAATCCTTCGCGGCACATGGAAGTCTTCAGCGATGCCGGCTTTGTCGGTGTCGACTTTACGACTCGCAAAGTGAAGTCGATCGTGGCCGACGACATCGTCAAGCAGGGTGCCGCTCAGGTGCACGGCCTTTCCGCTGAAGGAAAGGGTTGGGTACGCGACAATTTGTTCTCGACTGTTTTGCCTTGCCAAGAGATCGAAGTCGCACCTGGCAACGCAATCGATGCCGAGCTGCGAGAATTCGCCGATTGTATTCAACGTGGTTTGACGCCGACCGTTACCGGTCAGGCTGCCCGGGAAGCACTGTCGGTTGCTTTGAAGATCAGTGACGCCGTCCAGCAGCATCGCTGGGATGGTGGCAACTTCAACCTGGTTGGTCCCACCATGCGACCCGAGCCAAAACACGTTGTGGCAATCAAAAAGGCCGCATAA
- a CDS encoding acylphosphatase, with product MTEESTRMHVVVSGQVQGVGFRQSATQIAKSFPVVGWVKNLPSGNVEIVAEGTKTACSDFLASIRDRMFEYISDVECQWTEPTNEFETFEIQY from the coding sequence ATGACGGAAGAGTCAACCCGCATGCATGTGGTCGTCTCCGGACAAGTGCAAGGTGTCGGATTCCGACAATCCGCCACGCAGATTGCGAAGTCGTTTCCCGTGGTCGGCTGGGTGAAGAATCTCCCCAGCGGCAATGTGGAAATCGTCGCCGAGGGAACCAAAACAGCATGTAGCGACTTCCTGGCCTCCATTCGTGACCGGATGTTTGAATACATCAGTGACGTGGAATGCCAGTGGACGGAACCTACCAACGAATTTGAGACTTTCGAGATCCAGTACTAA
- the rsgA gene encoding ribosome small subunit-dependent GTPase A, translated as MAKKGKGQQKRRVEFRKNRTQKVRQGDITKRFNRDEFDVDKSVGRERISGKGELSRKRTIVTQEGEDGEIGDNLSIHVDKETCLAGRVLRVQGLISEVEAPDKSVYQCATRRLLKTMSTDSRHVVAAGDHVWFRPSGESEGIIESVEPRYGVLSRTSRNRQHIIVANVDQLIIVGSAAEPGLKPNLIDRYLITAEYAGIRPIICINKVDLLDPAELQTIVGVYGSLGYEVHLVSAIEEIGIERLRQALHGKDTVLSGQSGVGKSSLLNAIEPGLNLRVNAVSRENEKGKHTTTTATLIPLATEGHVIDTPGIRQFQLWDIIPEEVAGLFRDIRPFINHCRFPNCTHTHEADCAVKNAVADGILDTRRYESYCQIFAGDSA; from the coding sequence ATGGCGAAAAAAGGTAAGGGCCAGCAAAAACGCCGCGTAGAGTTCCGTAAGAACCGTACCCAAAAAGTACGGCAAGGGGACATTACTAAGCGTTTCAACCGAGACGAATTCGACGTCGACAAATCGGTCGGTCGCGAACGCATCTCGGGCAAGGGCGAACTCAGTCGTAAGCGGACGATCGTCACCCAGGAAGGTGAAGATGGCGAAATCGGCGACAATCTCTCGATTCACGTCGATAAAGAGACCTGCCTGGCTGGACGTGTGCTGCGAGTGCAAGGGCTCATTAGCGAGGTGGAAGCCCCGGATAAGTCGGTCTATCAGTGTGCCACGCGACGCTTATTGAAGACGATGTCAACCGACTCGCGGCACGTGGTGGCAGCCGGCGATCACGTCTGGTTTCGTCCCAGTGGCGAGAGCGAAGGGATCATCGAGAGCGTCGAACCTCGCTACGGGGTGCTTAGTCGCACCAGCCGCAATCGTCAGCATATCATTGTGGCCAACGTCGATCAGTTGATCATCGTCGGCAGCGCGGCCGAACCGGGGCTCAAGCCCAACCTGATCGATCGTTATCTGATCACCGCCGAGTACGCCGGCATTCGCCCAATCATCTGCATCAATAAGGTCGATCTCTTGGATCCGGCCGAACTGCAAACGATTGTGGGCGTTTACGGTAGCCTGGGGTATGAAGTCCACCTTGTTTCGGCCATAGAAGAGATTGGCATCGAGCGGCTTCGCCAGGCACTGCACGGTAAGGATACGGTTTTGTCGGGGCAGAGTGGGGTCGGGAAGTCGTCGCTCTTGAACGCCATCGAGCCGGGACTAAACCTTCGCGTGAATGCCGTGAGCCGCGAAAATGAAAAGGGAAAGCACACGACCACCACGGCTACGCTGATTCCGCTGGCGACCGAAGGGCACGTGATCGATACGCCAGGGATTCGCCAGTTTCAACTGTGGGATATTATTCCCGAAGAAGTGGCCGGGCTATTCCGTGATATTCGTCCATTTATTAATCATTGCCGGTTCCCTAACTGTACCCATACGCACGAGGCCGATTGCGCCGTGAAGAATGCGGTCGCCGACGGAATTCTCGATACCCGGCGTTACGAGAGCTATTGCCAGATATTCGCCGGCGATTCTGCCTAA
- the ftsH gene encoding ATP-dependent zinc metalloprotease FtsH: protein MAENPRNEDQPNERPSGGGGMRPNFTVVALGILLAAVVLMLISTADSPYTTLKTSEFEEQLKKGNVEKVVLGDMEARGELKVPLIAKETKDGKEVDKLDSDGNPVKRPKAFRTRIAAQDSPAFQALTTMLVDQKKKQPGLSWDYDNSSRAMQSIIWIVIMLLPLVFLFIIWNSFRRSRDQIMGGGFLSGFSKSPAKRYEATRKAVTFKDVAGLEGVKSDLLEIVDFLRTPEKFERLGGQIPKGVLLVGPPGTGKTLLARAIAGEAGVPFYAINGSEFIQMFVGVGASRVRDLFKTAKDNSPSIIFIDEIDAVGRQRGAGLGGGHDEREQTLNQILSEMDGFVQGETVIVIAATNRPDVLDPALLRPGRFDRHITVDRPTLKGRVEIFKVHVRDVPLADDVNIDRLAAGAVGLTGADIRNLINEAALWATRQDRDAVTMEDFEYARDKILMGARREEALVAREKEKTAYHEAGHALLSWLLPGVDRLHKVTVIPRGRALGVTQTLPEEDRMNISESELYDQLAFILGGRAAEKIAYNELSAGAENDLERATKMARRMVTQWGMSERLGPVNYKITDEDPFLGREIHENRHFSEHTMQIIDDEVARILHEAHDKAIDVLTTNKDKLIKLTNSLCEHEELSDQEVEQLIGPSVHRSKASKLNSEMEIASNGHAAPPAEINTDDLKAEESN from the coding sequence ATGGCGGAAAATCCGCGTAACGAAGATCAGCCCAATGAACGCCCCAGTGGAGGAGGCGGCATGCGGCCTAATTTTACCGTCGTCGCACTGGGCATCTTGCTCGCTGCCGTCGTCTTGATGCTGATCTCGACCGCTGACTCTCCTTATACCACGCTGAAAACTTCCGAGTTTGAAGAGCAACTCAAAAAGGGCAACGTCGAAAAGGTCGTCCTGGGAGACATGGAAGCCCGCGGCGAACTGAAGGTCCCCCTGATCGCCAAGGAGACCAAGGACGGCAAGGAAGTCGACAAGCTAGATTCCGACGGCAATCCAGTGAAACGCCCCAAGGCGTTCCGTACGCGGATTGCTGCGCAGGACTCGCCGGCCTTCCAAGCACTCACGACGATGCTTGTCGACCAGAAGAAGAAGCAGCCCGGCCTGAGCTGGGACTACGACAACTCCTCCCGGGCCATGCAGTCGATCATTTGGATCGTCATCATGCTGCTGCCGCTGGTGTTTCTCTTCATCATCTGGAACAGCTTCCGCCGCAGCCGCGATCAAATCATGGGTGGCGGCTTCCTTTCTGGTTTCAGCAAGAGCCCTGCCAAGCGATACGAAGCAACCCGCAAGGCAGTCACGTTCAAGGACGTTGCCGGTCTGGAAGGGGTGAAGAGCGATCTGCTGGAGATCGTCGATTTCCTTCGCACTCCGGAGAAGTTTGAACGTCTCGGCGGGCAGATCCCCAAGGGTGTGCTGTTGGTGGGCCCTCCAGGTACCGGTAAAACCCTGTTGGCCAGGGCGATCGCCGGCGAGGCTGGCGTGCCATTCTACGCAATCAACGGCTCGGAATTCATTCAGATGTTTGTCGGTGTGGGTGCCAGCCGCGTGCGTGACCTGTTTAAAACCGCCAAGGACAACAGCCCCTCGATCATCTTCATCGACGAAATCGATGCGGTCGGTCGTCAACGCGGTGCGGGTCTGGGTGGTGGTCACGACGAACGGGAACAGACGCTCAACCAGATCCTCAGCGAGATGGACGGGTTTGTCCAAGGCGAGACGGTCATCGTCATTGCCGCGACCAACCGCCCTGACGTGCTGGACCCAGCATTGCTTCGCCCAGGCCGTTTCGATCGGCATATCACCGTCGATCGACCAACCCTGAAGGGACGTGTCGAGATCTTCAAGGTCCACGTCCGTGATGTGCCGTTGGCAGACGACGTGAATATCGATCGCCTGGCCGCAGGTGCCGTGGGGCTGACCGGTGCCGATATTCGCAACCTGATCAACGAAGCGGCCCTCTGGGCGACGCGACAGGATCGCGATGCGGTGACGATGGAAGACTTCGAGTATGCCCGCGACAAGATCTTGATGGGTGCCCGGCGTGAAGAAGCGTTGGTGGCTCGCGAGAAGGAAAAGACCGCTTACCACGAAGCGGGCCACGCGCTGCTTTCGTGGCTGCTGCCAGGCGTCGATCGCCTACACAAGGTGACGGTGATCCCGCGCGGTCGAGCACTCGGCGTGACGCAGACGCTGCCCGAAGAAGACCGGATGAACATCAGCGAAAGCGAACTGTACGATCAACTGGCCTTCATTCTGGGCGGTCGGGCTGCCGAAAAGATTGCCTACAACGAACTGAGTGCCGGGGCCGAGAACGACCTGGAACGGGCAACCAAGATGGCTCGTCGCATGGTAACCCAGTGGGGCATGAGCGAACGCCTGGGACCGGTCAACTATAAGATCACCGACGAAGATCCGTTCCTCGGCCGCGAAATTCACGAGAATCGCCACTTCAGTGAACACACGATGCAGATCATCGACGACGAAGTCGCACGTATTCTGCACGAAGCCCACGACAAGGCAATCGATGTCCTGACCACCAACAAAGACAAACTGATCAAGCTGACCAATTCGCTTTGCGAACATGAAGAGCTTTCTGATCAGGAAGTCGAACAGTTGATCGGTCCGTCGGTCCATCGATCGAAAGCGAGCAAGCTGAATTCCGAAATGGAAATCGCATCGAACGGGCACGCTGCTCCGCCTGCCGAGATCAACACCGATGACCTGAAGGCAGAAGAGTCCAACTAA
- a CDS encoding serine/threonine protein kinase yields MPDSPKDSDDSQARGSGPFAPSSGDVSDPRGSDSATADHLPDGRNFLEEPPTVISSKKGSVGESNSRSYSIAELTLGKELVGQTLGHFQLDAFVGAGGMGAVFRGHDTQLDRRVAVKVLSGEHNTKEDTVRRFRNEAQSAARLDHPNIARVYYVGEDKGWNYIVFEFIDGTNIRDEVERNGPLEIELAVSYLVQVAEALDHAATREVVHRDIKPSNILVDSQHRAKLVDMGLARLHQVNSQDSDLTASGMTLGTFDYISPEQARDPRSADVRSDLYSLGCTFFFMLTGRPPFPEGTVLQKLLSHSGEEPPDPREFRADVPDEVVHILSRLMAKNPNDRFQKPGELIAAALLLIDELNLAAPHVTSAVYVPTTEQRSTVIERHLPWVMPAIILVVVVFVLEAIWTAQDDSFISEQPIFTNASEMQPIVPPERPSAPDSERVSGNGTGTGTVTPIEDTKPIPVESPKVVEDVTGGSKPLTPDSTTKVPAVASDDTAPMTDGGASTQPAAAKNVVTVPTDAATLYEAIAKAQADPGLDTIELRYSGELGVERPLILDSASLTIRAAAGYSPVIVFRPQEFEPLDRMILVNSNKLTLQQIHVKIALPPVSMRTWSLFRLEYAELELDGCQVTVQRDDEMMIPEALRRATSVVSALTPQSESATPSTLSMSRYSIVRVKNSMVRGEGSLIRTNGQQPLRVSCENSLLTMSGNLLSSNSTATTNEVSGIVQFKLASCTIDTGGSVFQREGTWAIPLKVPMNDCIVTWGKTKPFLLQRSSTQSIEELTKSLDLECEDNVYFMGTASREMMLLESTAGMSGKTSVDYTRWKTMWDDLFSEPSESVWASPLPTATTYSKRMPMDYLLLDDFSENPAVRPDERNAGVDFAELSPLAGASSTGSPTTN; encoded by the coding sequence ATGCCCGATTCCCCGAAAGATTCCGACGATTCGCAAGCTCGCGGCAGCGGTCCATTCGCGCCGTCTTCGGGGGACGTATCGGATCCGCGCGGAAGCGATTCGGCGACGGCCGATCATCTGCCTGACGGGCGAAACTTTCTGGAAGAGCCTCCCACTGTCATATCGAGCAAGAAGGGAAGCGTCGGAGAGTCGAACAGTCGCAGCTATTCAATAGCCGAACTCACCCTTGGCAAGGAGTTGGTCGGCCAGACGCTGGGGCACTTCCAACTCGATGCGTTTGTCGGGGCTGGCGGGATGGGGGCTGTCTTTCGCGGACACGATACCCAGCTCGATCGCCGTGTCGCGGTGAAGGTTCTTTCCGGTGAACATAACACCAAGGAAGACACCGTCCGCCGCTTCCGTAACGAAGCCCAGAGCGCGGCACGTTTGGATCATCCGAACATTGCCCGGGTCTATTACGTCGGCGAAGACAAAGGGTGGAACTACATTGTCTTCGAGTTCATCGACGGAACGAACATCCGCGATGAAGTGGAGAGAAACGGTCCTCTCGAAATCGAACTGGCCGTCAGTTACCTCGTTCAAGTTGCCGAAGCCCTCGACCACGCTGCGACCCGCGAAGTGGTGCACCGTGACATCAAGCCGTCGAACATACTGGTCGACTCTCAGCACCGGGCCAAACTGGTCGATATGGGGCTGGCACGTTTGCATCAGGTCAACTCGCAAGACAGCGACCTGACCGCTTCCGGCATGACGCTCGGTACGTTCGACTATATTTCGCCAGAACAAGCTCGCGATCCACGCAGTGCCGACGTCCGTAGCGATCTGTATTCGTTGGGTTGTACGTTCTTCTTCATGCTCACCGGTCGGCCTCCTTTCCCGGAAGGGACAGTGCTGCAAAAGCTTTTGAGCCACAGTGGGGAAGAGCCGCCTGATCCGCGCGAGTTTCGCGCCGACGTACCGGACGAAGTCGTTCATATCCTTAGCCGCTTGATGGCGAAGAACCCGAATGATCGTTTCCAAAAGCCAGGCGAATTGATTGCGGCGGCCCTGCTGCTGATCGATGAACTGAACCTGGCCGCACCGCACGTGACTTCGGCCGTCTATGTGCCAACCACCGAACAGCGTAGCACGGTGATCGAGCGTCACCTGCCGTGGGTGATGCCGGCGATCATTTTGGTTGTCGTCGTTTTCGTGTTGGAAGCGATCTGGACAGCTCAGGATGACAGCTTCATTTCCGAGCAGCCCATTTTTACGAACGCCTCGGAAATGCAGCCGATTGTGCCGCCCGAGAGACCATCCGCCCCTGACTCGGAAAGAGTGTCTGGCAACGGGACAGGCACCGGTACGGTCACCCCAATCGAAGATACAAAGCCGATTCCGGTAGAAAGCCCAAAGGTCGTTGAAGATGTTACCGGCGGTAGTAAGCCGCTGACGCCAGATTCAACGACAAAGGTTCCAGCCGTTGCCAGTGACGACACGGCTCCTATGACCGATGGTGGGGCATCGACACAGCCAGCAGCGGCGAAGAATGTCGTTACCGTTCCGACCGATGCGGCGACCCTGTACGAGGCCATCGCCAAGGCCCAGGCCGACCCTGGTCTGGATACTATTGAACTGAGATACTCAGGCGAACTTGGTGTCGAACGACCATTAATTTTAGATAGCGCCAGTCTCACGATCCGTGCGGCGGCAGGCTATTCGCCGGTAATCGTCTTTCGACCACAAGAGTTTGAGCCGCTCGACCGGATGATTTTGGTCAACTCGAATAAACTGACGCTCCAGCAAATTCACGTGAAGATTGCCTTACCGCCGGTTTCGATGCGGACTTGGTCGCTATTTCGACTGGAGTACGCCGAGTTGGAACTGGATGGGTGCCAGGTAACCGTTCAACGCGACGACGAAATGATGATTCCCGAGGCGCTTCGCCGTGCGACTTCGGTTGTTTCAGCTTTGACGCCCCAGTCAGAATCGGCGACACCTTCCACGCTTAGCATGTCACGCTATAGCATCGTCCGCGTGAAGAATTCGATGGTTCGTGGCGAAGGCAGCTTGATCCGCACCAACGGTCAGCAGCCGCTGCGAGTTAGTTGCGAGAACAGCTTACTGACAATGTCCGGGAATCTGCTGAGTTCCAATTCGACGGCAACCACCAATGAAGTCAGTGGTATCGTCCAGTTCAAGCTGGCAAGTTGCACGATCGACACCGGTGGAAGCGTATTCCAGCGAGAAGGGACCTGGGCGATTCCCCTCAAGGTTCCGATGAACGACTGCATCGTCACGTGGGGTAAAACGAAGCCGTTCCTCTTGCAACGAAGTTCGACACAGTCGATCGAGGAACTGACGAAGTCTCTCGACCTGGAATGCGAGGACAACGTCTACTTCATGGGGACGGCGTCGCGAGAAATGATGCTTCTCGAATCGACCGCCGGGATGAGCGGCAAGACTTCAGTGGACTATACCCGCTGGAAAACAATGTGGGACGATCTTTTTTCTGAACCGAGCGAATCGGTGTGGGCGAGCCCTTTGCCGACGGCCACTACGTACTCGAAACGAATGCCGATGGACTACCTTCTGCTCGACGATTTCAGCGAAAACCCGGCTGTTCGACCGGACGAACGCAACGCCGGCGTCGATTTTGCGGAGCTTTCGCCCCTCGCAGGAGCGAGCAGTACCGGGTCGCCGACTACAAATTGA
- a CDS encoding ABC transporter permease, with product MIPINSSLFGFFFYIAELNRQHLATAVWLFAVGVVLGLLAVALLWALLLAVSPKLGGRCTQALKGPVLMPISVVMGIWVVLAFALVPMVPNSMEILNSLKQIPTTGESTTEIVVPVASGEVDKFGNVPAESLEITVLTDQLRKMTVDSTGKIELVARLQDTDEDVVAFDVSGGERFEWRRGDRGTLLRKIPAGETIDLYARNITNSDIQMDITIVTEPEHIEAESIFFIAALVFLIYGSYFAMVCVLPKMSAIAEATVRSEIYQLLFLICAVVGCLFMVASIYIPYQTFGEDIKVLKHTCLQAMMVLGIVVAVWAASRSVSEEIEGRTALTLLSKPVSRRQFVLGKFAGIAWLVSVLFIMISSVFVVAVAQKPIFDKREGATIEYEGEKGVTWQLLHHEAMSVTPGVLLVYMETLVLAGVSVAISTRLPMVANFMLTFGIWALGHLTPSIMEASVEGFEPVQFVASFVATILPVLKNFEIYGAISAGREIPMMYIAGAAMYTILYGALTMLLALILFEDRDLA from the coding sequence ATGATCCCGATCAACTCTTCCCTGTTTGGTTTTTTCTTCTACATCGCAGAACTCAACCGCCAACATCTGGCCACAGCTGTTTGGCTGTTCGCCGTTGGCGTGGTTCTTGGTCTTTTAGCCGTGGCCCTGCTATGGGCATTGCTGCTGGCGGTTTCGCCGAAACTCGGTGGCCGCTGCACTCAGGCACTCAAAGGCCCTGTGTTGATGCCGATCTCGGTGGTCATGGGTATCTGGGTCGTATTGGCCTTTGCCCTGGTGCCGATGGTCCCCAACTCGATGGAGATCCTCAACTCGCTGAAACAAATTCCAACCACCGGGGAATCAACGACCGAGATTGTCGTTCCCGTAGCCTCGGGCGAAGTGGATAAGTTCGGCAACGTTCCGGCCGAGTCGCTTGAGATCACCGTGCTGACCGATCAACTGCGAAAGATGACGGTCGACAGCACCGGTAAGATCGAACTCGTCGCTCGACTGCAAGACACAGACGAAGACGTGGTCGCCTTTGACGTCAGTGGTGGTGAACGCTTCGAGTGGCGACGCGGTGACCGTGGTACGCTGCTGCGAAAGATCCCGGCCGGCGAAACGATCGACCTCTACGCTCGAAACATCACGAACTCTGATATTCAAATGGATATTACGATCGTCACCGAGCCAGAGCACATCGAAGCCGAGTCGATCTTCTTCATCGCCGCGCTGGTCTTTCTGATTTACGGCAGCTACTTCGCGATGGTCTGCGTGCTGCCCAAGATGTCGGCCATTGCCGAAGCGACCGTTCGCAGCGAAATCTACCAACTCCTGTTTTTGATTTGTGCGGTCGTTGGCTGTTTGTTCATGGTGGCCTCGATCTACATTCCGTATCAAACCTTCGGCGAAGACATCAAGGTGCTCAAGCACACCTGCCTGCAGGCCATGATGGTACTTGGAATTGTCGTTGCCGTTTGGGCTGCCAGCCGAAGTGTTTCCGAAGAAATCGAAGGGCGAACCGCTCTCACGCTGCTTTCCAAGCCGGTTAGCCGTCGTCAGTTCGTACTTGGCAAGTTTGCCGGCATTGCCTGGCTGGTGAGCGTCCTGTTCATCATGATTAGTTCCGTCTTCGTGGTCGCAGTCGCTCAAAAGCCGATCTTCGACAAACGCGAAGGGGCAACGATCGAGTACGAAGGTGAAAAGGGCGTTACCTGGCAACTGCTGCACCATGAAGCCATGTCGGTCACGCCGGGCGTGCTGCTGGTCTACATGGAAACGTTGGTTCTCGCTGGCGTTTCGGTGGCCATCTCGACACGGCTTCCCATGGTCGCCAACTTCATGCTCACCTTTGGTATTTGGGCCCTGGGGCACTTAACGCCGTCTATTATGGAGGCGTCGGTCGAAGGGTTCGAACCGGTGCAGTTCGTGGCGAGTTTCGTCGCGACGATATTACCGGTGCTCAAAAACTTTGAAATCTACGGTGCCATCTCCGCCGGGCGCGAGATCCCGATGATGTACATCGCGGGTGCGGCCATGTATACGATCCTGTACGGAGCACTCACCATGCTGCTGGCCCTGATCTTGTTTGAAGATCGCGACTTGGCCTAG
- a CDS encoding NUDIX domain-containing protein yields the protein MPRKSNVPIRKRAVVGVILRHNTFLTIRRSQQVVAPGKVCFPGGGIEHGESEQQALVREIREELGVAATAGTRLYETVTAWGTSVAWWHAHLEENAQLVIHDAEVAETRWLTPQVLLRDPDLLSSNRDFLVAWGQSTFAIPGIAVPPDWDEISG from the coding sequence ATGCCTCGAAAGAGCAATGTCCCGATTCGAAAACGAGCGGTGGTGGGGGTGATTCTCCGCCATAACACGTTTCTAACGATTCGTCGCAGCCAACAGGTAGTCGCTCCGGGCAAGGTCTGCTTCCCGGGGGGCGGCATCGAGCACGGCGAATCGGAACAACAGGCTCTTGTTCGGGAAATCCGGGAAGAACTTGGAGTGGCCGCCACTGCCGGGACACGACTTTACGAAACGGTAACGGCCTGGGGAACATCGGTCGCATGGTGGCATGCGCACCTGGAAGAAAACGCCCAACTGGTGATCCACGACGCCGAAGTGGCCGAAACGCGGTGGCTGACTCCGCAGGTCCTTTTGCGGGATCCCGATTTACTTTCCAGCAATAGAGACTTCTTGGTGGCCTGGGGGCAATCGACGTTCGCTATTCCTGGAATAGCGGTTCCTCCCGATTGGGATGAAATTTCCGGTTGA